A genome region from Apus apus isolate bApuApu2 chromosome 2, bApuApu2.pri.cur, whole genome shotgun sequence includes the following:
- the RNF139 gene encoding E3 ubiquitin-protein ligase RNF139 isoform X1, with protein MATPGPPQLPWLRLGPRLRAGLEVALRVPSLFLIDAIFNSSPLPGGSLCAALLGVLLRLLGVFVSSIVLVLQQQALFKFYMITSAFLLAATSVLVNYYAALHINYSAYYTAPFGIQIFPHKGPSLWMALSILQLTFGIGYVTLLNVQSIYSQLIILDILIPVIGLIVELPLNVRQILVFISGLVLTVNTTVILVMKIKWFYYSMRYVYLLVRHMYRIYGLQLLMEDTWKRIRFPAVLRVFWLTRLTAQAVVLTYVVKMAETNTEEKFFLISWDNCWELICSLIISGCDSTLTVLGMSAVISSIAHYLGLGILAFIGSTDEDDKRLGFVAPVLFFILALQTGLSGLKPEERLVRLSRNMCLLLTAVLHFIHGMTDPVLMSLSASHVSSFRRHFPVLFVSACLFILPVLLSYILWHHYALNTWLFAVTAFCVELCLKVIVSITVYILFMIDGYYNVLWEKLDDYVYYVRSTGNIIEFIFGVIMFGNGAYTMVFESGSKIRACMMCLHAYFNIYLQARNGWKTFINRRTAVKKINSLPEVKGSRLREIDDVCAICYHEFTTSARITPCNHYFHALCLRKWLYIQDTCPMCHQKVYIEDKENASISNNNGFVAPNENPVQVAEEAADAENELNEDNGSSDSEEEDDDCVVQHLSETRNVDSNSLSD; from the coding sequence GTGTCTTTGTATCCAGCATTGTTCTGGTCTTACAACAGCAAGCACTTTTCAAGTTTTATATGATCACCTCGGCATTTTTGCTGGCTGCAACTTCAGTGTTGGTGAATTACTATGCTGCTTTGCACATAAACTACAGTGCCTACTACACAGCCCCGTTTGGAATTCAGATCTTCCCTCACAAAGGACCTTCGCTATGGATGGCACTTTCTATCCTTCAGCTTACCTTCGGAATCGGGTATGTTACCCTGCTAAATGTGCAGTCCATCTACTCTCAACTCATCATCCTGGATATACTGATTCCCGTAATTGGCTTGATTGTTGAATTACCTCTCAATGTCCGGCAGATACTCGTTTTTATTTCAGGCCTAGTTCTGACAGTAAATACCACAGTCATCTTAGTGATGAAAATTAAATGGTTCTATTATTCGATGCGGTATGTTTATCTGCTGGTGAGGCACATGTATCGCATTTATGGATTACAGCTACTGATGGAAGATACATGGAAAAGGATCCGGTTCCCAGCCGTACTGCGTGTCTTCTGGCTAACGAGACTTACAGCACAAGCTGTGGTATTAACATATGTTGTAAAGATGGCTGAAActaatacagaagaaaaattcttctTGATATCATGGGACAACTGTTGGGAACTGATTTGCAGTCTGATCATCAGTGGGTGTGACTCCACTCTAACTGTGCTGGGCATGAGTGCCGTCATTTCCTCAATAGCGCATTATTTGGGACTCGGCATCTTGGCCTTCATCGGATCAACTGATGAGGACGACAAAAGGCTGGGTTTTGTGGCGCCGGTCTTGTTTTTCATCTTGGCCCTGCAGACTGGCTTAAGTGGGCTGAAACCCGAAGAGCGCTTAGTTCGGCTGAGTCGGAACATGTGCCTTTTGTTGACGGCCGTCCTGCATTTCATCCACGGGATGACAGACCCAGTGCTGATGTCTCTCAGTGCCTCCCACGTGTCATCGTTTCGCAGACACTTCCCTGTACTGTTCGTTTCCGCTTGCCTTTTCATCCTTCCAGTTCTGCTCAGCTACATCCTCTGGCACCACTATGCACTAAATACATGGCTTTTTGCAGTTACAGCATTCTGTGTAGAGCTTTGCCTAAAAGTAATAGTTTCTATCACTGTTTATATATTGTTTATGATTGATGGCTATTACAATGTGCTATGGGAAAAACTTGATGACTATGTCTACTATGTTCGTTCAACTGGCAATATTATTGAGTTTATATTTGGAGTGATCATGTTTGGAAACGGAGCTTACACGATGGTTTTTGAGTCGGGAAGCAAGATTCGTGCTTGCATGATGTGTCTACATGCATACTTCAACATCTACTTGCAAGCAAGGAATGGCTGGAAGACTTTTATAAATCGCCGGACTGctgttaagaaaataaactcGCTTCCAGAGGTGAAGGGAAGTCGGTTACGTGAAATCGATGATGTATGTGCAATCTGCTACCATGAGTTCACCACCTCTGCTCGCATTACTCCATGCAACCATTACTTTCATGCACTTTGTCTTCGGAAGTGGCTGTACATTCAGGACACCTGCCCAATGTGCCATCAGAAAGTGTATATAGAGGACAAAGAAAATGCCAGTATCTCCAACAACAATGGGTTTGTGGCACCAAACGAAAATCCTGTACAAGTTGCAGAAGAAGCTGCTGATGCTGAAAATGAATTAAATGAAGACAATGGCAGTTCTGATAGtgaagaggaagatgatgaCTGTGTGGTGCAGCACTTGAGTGAGACTCGTAATGTTGACTCTAACTCGCTTAGTGATTAA
- the RNF139 gene encoding E3 ubiquitin-protein ligase RNF139 isoform X2 has product MGEKSAQLPFQGVFVSSIVLVLQQQALFKFYMITSAFLLAATSVLVNYYAALHINYSAYYTAPFGIQIFPHKGPSLWMALSILQLTFGIGYVTLLNVQSIYSQLIILDILIPVIGLIVELPLNVRQILVFISGLVLTVNTTVILVMKIKWFYYSMRYVYLLVRHMYRIYGLQLLMEDTWKRIRFPAVLRVFWLTRLTAQAVVLTYVVKMAETNTEEKFFLISWDNCWELICSLIISGCDSTLTVLGMSAVISSIAHYLGLGILAFIGSTDEDDKRLGFVAPVLFFILALQTGLSGLKPEERLVRLSRNMCLLLTAVLHFIHGMTDPVLMSLSASHVSSFRRHFPVLFVSACLFILPVLLSYILWHHYALNTWLFAVTAFCVELCLKVIVSITVYILFMIDGYYNVLWEKLDDYVYYVRSTGNIIEFIFGVIMFGNGAYTMVFESGSKIRACMMCLHAYFNIYLQARNGWKTFINRRTAVKKINSLPEVKGSRLREIDDVCAICYHEFTTSARITPCNHYFHALCLRKWLYIQDTCPMCHQKVYIEDKENASISNNNGFVAPNENPVQVAEEAADAENELNEDNGSSDSEEEDDDCVVQHLSETRNVDSNSLSD; this is encoded by the coding sequence GTGTCTTTGTATCCAGCATTGTTCTGGTCTTACAACAGCAAGCACTTTTCAAGTTTTATATGATCACCTCGGCATTTTTGCTGGCTGCAACTTCAGTGTTGGTGAATTACTATGCTGCTTTGCACATAAACTACAGTGCCTACTACACAGCCCCGTTTGGAATTCAGATCTTCCCTCACAAAGGACCTTCGCTATGGATGGCACTTTCTATCCTTCAGCTTACCTTCGGAATCGGGTATGTTACCCTGCTAAATGTGCAGTCCATCTACTCTCAACTCATCATCCTGGATATACTGATTCCCGTAATTGGCTTGATTGTTGAATTACCTCTCAATGTCCGGCAGATACTCGTTTTTATTTCAGGCCTAGTTCTGACAGTAAATACCACAGTCATCTTAGTGATGAAAATTAAATGGTTCTATTATTCGATGCGGTATGTTTATCTGCTGGTGAGGCACATGTATCGCATTTATGGATTACAGCTACTGATGGAAGATACATGGAAAAGGATCCGGTTCCCAGCCGTACTGCGTGTCTTCTGGCTAACGAGACTTACAGCACAAGCTGTGGTATTAACATATGTTGTAAAGATGGCTGAAActaatacagaagaaaaattcttctTGATATCATGGGACAACTGTTGGGAACTGATTTGCAGTCTGATCATCAGTGGGTGTGACTCCACTCTAACTGTGCTGGGCATGAGTGCCGTCATTTCCTCAATAGCGCATTATTTGGGACTCGGCATCTTGGCCTTCATCGGATCAACTGATGAGGACGACAAAAGGCTGGGTTTTGTGGCGCCGGTCTTGTTTTTCATCTTGGCCCTGCAGACTGGCTTAAGTGGGCTGAAACCCGAAGAGCGCTTAGTTCGGCTGAGTCGGAACATGTGCCTTTTGTTGACGGCCGTCCTGCATTTCATCCACGGGATGACAGACCCAGTGCTGATGTCTCTCAGTGCCTCCCACGTGTCATCGTTTCGCAGACACTTCCCTGTACTGTTCGTTTCCGCTTGCCTTTTCATCCTTCCAGTTCTGCTCAGCTACATCCTCTGGCACCACTATGCACTAAATACATGGCTTTTTGCAGTTACAGCATTCTGTGTAGAGCTTTGCCTAAAAGTAATAGTTTCTATCACTGTTTATATATTGTTTATGATTGATGGCTATTACAATGTGCTATGGGAAAAACTTGATGACTATGTCTACTATGTTCGTTCAACTGGCAATATTATTGAGTTTATATTTGGAGTGATCATGTTTGGAAACGGAGCTTACACGATGGTTTTTGAGTCGGGAAGCAAGATTCGTGCTTGCATGATGTGTCTACATGCATACTTCAACATCTACTTGCAAGCAAGGAATGGCTGGAAGACTTTTATAAATCGCCGGACTGctgttaagaaaataaactcGCTTCCAGAGGTGAAGGGAAGTCGGTTACGTGAAATCGATGATGTATGTGCAATCTGCTACCATGAGTTCACCACCTCTGCTCGCATTACTCCATGCAACCATTACTTTCATGCACTTTGTCTTCGGAAGTGGCTGTACATTCAGGACACCTGCCCAATGTGCCATCAGAAAGTGTATATAGAGGACAAAGAAAATGCCAGTATCTCCAACAACAATGGGTTTGTGGCACCAAACGAAAATCCTGTACAAGTTGCAGAAGAAGCTGCTGATGCTGAAAATGAATTAAATGAAGACAATGGCAGTTCTGATAGtgaagaggaagatgatgaCTGTGTGGTGCAGCACTTGAGTGAGACTCGTAATGTTGACTCTAACTCGCTTAGTGATTAA